A portion of the Sus scrofa isolate TJ Tabasco breed Duroc chromosome 5, Sscrofa11.1, whole genome shotgun sequence genome contains these proteins:
- the C5H22orf46 gene encoding uncharacterized protein C22orf46 homolog, whose protein sequence is MLLPLLGACAVVGPFQGPEWEPVRGLFSKDRSCRDPRCCGNLLVLCLFLIWQARQYWHQVTRTHRSMRKSTKVPPQKWAVPSMRHDPCFGLTPEFFFSPGKFRCLDSHAQQWAQKKRGEYWRSLQESWTQYLLSCQHSCQGLLWDAHTPSEHIFCTTSFSNTCVLPQGSSWEAWQGPWCHSDDQTHLICKPLDMCQRMEQLLVQSQEEVVPVDHTVSMRSHPTSMTSLPHLPSAQRLQFCSREFLPMKPLPKKGDLFLLASGEEEHVASQSMAPAGKNRSSDLPSACPRQAAKALAGIPTALTVLPKWPALKKSQRLLLESLMRRKLQKESSDGSSKAEHEPFEEDSLVPTAGQAPALSPQPEHEGS, encoded by the exons ATGTTGCTGCCCCTCCTGGGCGCCTGTGCTGTGGTGGGACCATTTCAGGGCCCCGAGTGGGAGCCAGTGCGGGGCCTATTCTCCAAGGATCGCAGCTGCAGGGACCCTCGGTGCTGTGGCAACCTGCTCGTCCTCTGCCTGTTTCTGATCTGGCAGGCCCGGCAGTACTGGCACCAGGTCACCAGGACCCACCGCAGCATGAGGAAGTCCACCAAG GTGCCACCGCAGAAGTGGGCAGTGCCCTCCATGAGACATGACCCTTGTTTTGGGCTGACCCCTGAATTCTTCTTCAGTCCTGGCAAGTTCAGGTGCCTGGATTCTCATGCCCAACAATGGGCACAAAAGAAGAGAGGGGAATACTGGAGGAGCCTCCAGGAATCGTGGACCCAATATCTGCTCTCGTGTCAGCACTCGTGTCAAGGTTTACTTTGGGATGCCCACACCCCTTCTGAACACATTTTTTGCACCACCTCCTTTTCAAACACCTGTGTGCTACCCCAGGGCAGTTCTTGGGAAGCATGGCAAGGACCCTGGTGTCACAGTGATGACCAGACTCATCTGATTTGCAAACCTCTGGACATGTGCCAAAGGATGGAGCAGCTGTTGGTCCAGTCTCAGGAAGAAGTGGTACCAGTGGATCATACTGTCAGCATGAGATCCCATCCTACCTCCATGACCTCTCTCCCACACCTCCCTTCAGCTCAGAGGCTACAGTTCTGCTCCAGAGAGTTCCTACCT ATGAAGCCTCTCCCCAAGAAGGGTGACCTCTTCCTACTTGCCAGTGGGGAGGAAGAGCATGTGGCCAGTCAGAGCATGGCCCCCGCGGGGAAGAACAGG TCCTCGGacctgccctctgcctgcccccgGCAAGCTGCCAAAGCGCTGGCAGGCATTCCTACTGCCCTCACCGTCCTGCCCAAGTGGCCAGCCCTCAAGAAGAGCCAGCGGCTGCTCCTGGAGTCCCTTATGCGGCGGAAG CTTCAAAAGGAGTCTTCAGACGGCAGCAGCAAGGCTGAGCACGAGCCTTTTGAAGAAGATAGCCTGGTCCCCACAGCTGGCCAAGCCCCAGCACTTAGCCCCCAGCCTGAGCATGAGGGATCCTGA
- the SNU13 gene encoding NHP2-like protein 1 — translation MTEADVNPKAYPLADAHLTKKLLDLVQQSCNYKQLRKGANEATKTLNRGISEFIVMAADAEPLEIILHLPLLCEDKNVPYVFVRSKQALGRACGVSRPVIACSVTIKEGSQLKQQIQSIQQSIERLLV, via the exons ATG ACTGAGGCTGATGTAAATCCGAAGGCCTACCCTCTTGCAGATGCCCACCTCACCAAGAAACTATTGGACCTTGTTCAGCAGTCATGTAACTACAAGCAGCTTCGAAAAGGAGCCAATGAGG CCACCAAAACCCTCAACAGAGGCATCTCTGAGTTCATTGTGATGGCTGCAGACGCGGAGCCCCTGGAGATTATCCTGCACCTCCCACTGCTGTGTGAGGACAAGAACGTGCCCTATGTGTTCGTGCGCTCCAAGCAGGCCCTGGGGCGAGCCTGTGGGGTCTCCAGGCCTGTCATCGCCTGTTCTGTCACCATCAAAGAAGGCTCACAGCTGAAGCAGCAGATCCAGTCCATCCAGCAGTCCATCGAACGGCTCTTAGTCTAA